A window of Candidatus Poribacteria bacterium genomic DNA:
TTGCCGCATGTGCCTTAAAGTCCCACGAAATTTCACGAAACGCGTCGAATTCTGTGTTGCGATATTTTTTCCCGGGCATATCAATTATGTCATCAAAATGAGTTTCACATAAAAATTCAAAGTAGAAACCCATCCATTCCATCTGCCGCCACTGTGTCGAACCACCCTCTTTCATTTCAAGAATGGAACTTCTACCATCCCAAACTTTCGGCATGTTTCGAGAGGCGGTTTGCAGTCTTTCAACTGTGTCTACTATCTTTTGGTTTATCATAGTAAAATTATGTTTCCTTACTGAATAAGTCCCATACAGGTTCTTCTTCCGTTTTCTGAATTAAGTATTTCCCTGACTCAATCCGGTCAAGTGCGAATTCATAATACGCTGGGACAATTTCAAAGCCTATGTAATGCCGTCCCTTCATTTTACTAACGACAGCAACCTGTCCAGAACCTAAAAATGGATCCAAAACGACATCACCTTTTTCGCTGGAATAATCAAGGATTTTGTCAATGAGTTCGGCAGGTAATTTTGTTGGTGTTTTAACTGCACCTTGCCAGTATTCTCTCTTGATTTCCCAGACATCCTCTTTATCTTTGTAGTGTGCCGATCCACCGTTTGCAGTCTTGGCATCCTTATCAAACCGGCAATAGGGATAAAATTTTCGTTTCCTATCGTTCTTGCACACGAAAAGACAGTGGTAGTGGGAGGTTACGTACTTTCGCTTGGTAACGACACCAAACTGATATTTCCAAATCAAGTGATTGACTGTCGTCAGCTGACACTCGTCGATGGCTATCAGGAGATCTTTTAGATGATTCCAACCGGAGAAGATATACATACTACCAGAATCCTTTAACACTCGCGTCGCAGCAGAGAGCCAATCAAGCGTAAAAGCAAGATAGTCGCTTCCTTCAATTTCGTTGTAACCTTGAAGGACTCGATTCTCTTTCCGATTGTAATTGTGACGAGTCGCTTTGAAGTCAATCGCGAAGGGCGGATCCGTTATGACGAGATCGACACATTCCTCCGGCATTTCGGACATCAGTTGAATACAATCACCCTGTTTGAGAGTGTCAATCCATTCAGGTTGTTTCATTTCTCAACCGCCATTAAGATTTCAAGAAATGCTGTCATGTAACCGATTGCATACGCACGACCGCGGTGTCCCCAGTCTGTGTCATCGACGACGTGCGGCACATGGTCGGTAATCATAAAGCCTGTAAAACCAATCTCTTTCAGCGTCCGCATCACCTCAAACATATCACAGTTGCCGTTGTTAACGAAGGACTCAGCGAATTTAGGGACATGTCCTTGCACATCTCGGAAATGGACGTAAAAAATCTTGTCGCGTTCCCCGAAATAACGGATCGCGTCCGTGACACCCGGTCCCATTTCCGACCAGGAACCGACACAGAAATCGAGTCCGTGTATGGGACTGTCAGCGATTTCCATCCCGCGTTTGAAGCCTTCAAAGTTACGGAACAGACGCGGAACACCCGCGAGAGATTCCACGGGTGGATCATCTGGATGGAGCGCGAGCTTAACGCCTGCCTCTTCTGCGACGGGCAGGATGGCGTTCATGTAATACTCGTAATTTTCCCATATTTCGTTTTCAGTGTAAACACGCCCGTGCGTTAACGGAGCGTTCTTGACCTGTTCCATATCGAAACTGGTAACAGCCGCACCGCCTCTCCCCAGTGTGGTTCGGGAGGTCCGCCAGACTTCGTTGGGCATCCAGTGGTACCCGAATATTTCCACGCCAGCCTTACCGAGATTGCGGATCGTCGTTGCCATGTTCTCAATTTGGGCATCACGTCCGGGCAAACCGAGCATCGCTTTGTCGTAAAATGAGACAGGCACGTTTTCAAGTGCCGCTAATCGCAGCCCGGCATTTTCTATCTCTGTCCGGAGATGAAGAATGTCCATAAATTCCCAGCGTTCTGTGCCCGGAAGTTGAGGCGTATTGAGCAGCACATCTTCGACGCCCAGTTGCTTGATAAATTTCAGCCGTTCTTCACTGAGTTCACTGAATTGACCTAAACCGAGACGCATTTTCTGTTTCATGATTATCTGCTCCATTATTATTCCGTGTGGGTTCTTGATGGATCCGTCTCTACAAAACGCAGCCTGCAACACCGGCGCAGGGTTTTGCTTGGGATGTTTTTGATAGGGTATTTCTGCGTATTGCTTGGGTGTTTCTGCGGGTTTCTTCAACTCGAAGACGGAAACCCTCGAATGACAAACCTTGTCATTTATCCGCAAGGAAAATTAAAATTGTTTGTCGCTATCCAGTAAAATGGTGACGGGACCGTCGTTGATGAGTTCGACATCCATCATTGCTTGAAAAGTGCCGCCTTGCGTCGGGACGTTTCGTTTTTCTAAAGCGGTGATGAATTCCTCATAAAGTGCGTTTGCGACTTCGGGACGCGCGGCGTTGATAAAACTGGGGCGTCGTCCTTTACGGCAATCTCCGTAGAGGGTGAATTGCGAGACGACAAGTGCAGCCCCTCCCGTTTCAAGGAGCGAACAATTCATTTTACCCTCTGCGTCCTCGAAGATACGCAGATTCGCGACCTTGTTGGCGATGTATTCTAATGCTGTGGTTGTATCCTCATGGGCAACGCCGAGAAAAATAAGCACGCCTGCTCCGATTTCTGAAACGAGTTCGCCGTCTACCGTAACACTCGCTGATTTGACGCGTTGAACAACTGCTCGCATCTTTTAATTTTTCCTTGCGGATAAGTAACGGGGTTTAAGGCCTTGACGTTTTCTGTGTTCGAGCTGTCCTCCACTACGTTACGGACTACTGATTCGTTCATACCGGACAGGGATGGACCCTGATCATGGGATACTGCTTGCATCTTTATTAATTTTTTCTTGATAATTCTTTCAATTTTCATCCTAAAACAGCAAATTTTCACCGTCAAGTCCCTGTGTATCCTCGCCGCCGAATGTCAGGTTAAACTGAAATCCGGGTTGGCTGTTAAATCCGAGTTGGAACGCAAGTGTATTCGATATTTCATAGCGGAATCCCATCCCGATGAGGTTTGTCACGTGGATACCGGCATACGGGAGTTCGCGCGAAAAGTCTGCTATCAACCACATGTTGTCTGAGACAGCGATCTCACCGCCTACTTGCCAATTGAGTGTAAAGAAGTCAGTCGTTTTGAGTGCCTTTGATGTCAAAAAGACGCCGACACCAGCGTGAAGTTTAAAGAGACTACCGAATTTTTGGGTACCAACGAGATAGGTGTTGATTCCGACAAATGGAAACCCGTCGGCGGGACTGTGGTCGAGGAATTCGTTATCTGAATTGAGACGATCATCGGCGGTGAACCCGAATTGCGCGTCGCCACCGACAGAAATACTGGGTAAATTATCGTTCCGTTCCGGTTTGATGTTGTATTTGAGTCCAATGCTGCCGTCGAAGAGTGGCTGATCGTAGACGCGACGATTGATGTTTGGGTCATCAGCGGTCTCAGTGGCGGTATTGTAGAAATCGTGGATGACTTTCCGCACGCCGCCTGTCGAGAAGGTGCCGCCGAGCACGAGATCGAGTGCGTCGCTTAGCCCGTAAGCGAATTTGACTGGGATAAGGAAGGTCTCAACCTCGAGACTGACGCGATGGGTTTCCTCAAATCCACCGATATCGACCCGCTGACCGAAGTCCGGTAGTAGATCCACTTTGGGGTATTGAAAGAGTCCGAACGAGGTGCTTGAACCCCCCTTACCCATTGGCTCCGCAGTTTGGATAGTGCTGAGATGCGAGATGGGAGGTAATTGTGCCCATAGGGGTGTTGCTATGCCTGTGAAAAGCAGTAAAGTGCAAATGATGAGAATGAAGGCTTGCGTGTTGTGTTGTCTCTTTTTCTGCGCATAACTAATAAGCCCAGAATTTGCTTTTGAAAAATTAGTGTGCATGGATTTATCCTTTACCGTTATATCGTTATTCGAGGTTCTTTGCAGAGGGACTGCACCTATCGCGATTTCGCCTCCACGAGCGCGCTTTCGTCGCGGCGTCCGTCAGGTCCAGGTGTATTGTCAAAGGCGGTTATATAGTAACGCTTAAATTCGAGTGCCTGCCCAACGAGAATTGGATCTTCACCAGGAATAGTGAAAGTGCGCTCTTTGGGTCCGACCGCAGGACGAGGGAGGAGTTTTTCAGCGGCATCTCTGGTATAGAGTTGATACCCAGCGAGATCCGGTTCGGTGTTCGGTGTCCATGAGATAACCGCATCGTATTTTGTATTAAAGAGAGAACGTGGTAGGTAACGGACCCGAACGTCTTTTGGAGGCGCAGGCGGTACATTTGGCACTGCTGCAGAGACTGTAGTGACTGCCTCTGCACCGAAGTTATCAACGCCAGCGACACGATAAACCTTTCGGGTGCCATCGACTTGGAAATCGTGGTCAAAATAGTAGAGCCGATCTCGCTTCGGCTCGGCAATGAGTTCAAAACGGAGCGGTTTGTCATCTTGGGTGTCGAGTGCGGCGTAAACGCGGAAGATGGAAAAGTCGTCCGGGAATTCGTAACCCTCCCAGAAAAGTTTGATGGTCAGGTCGGTCGGATCACCGAGTGTTACATTCGGTGCAGGAGGTGGGACGCTTGGAGTCGCCAAAGCAGTTTTCCAGATGCGGCGTGGGTCTTCATTCTCAACAGGTGGGTTCGCTGGGTCCGGCGTTTCGACACCATTGGTGTCAACATAGCTGATGCGGTATTCGTAGGCGAGAAGCCGTCCAGACGCATCAAGTCGATCGTTTTCAAGATTTTGGGTGTCAATAAATTCGTTTGCAGGGGCATCAATAGATCCAACTTGCTGGAATTCTGTGTCTGCACCACCTGTGGAACGTCTGTAAATACGGTATGCTTTGATACCCTCCTGTCCGGTGTCGTTCCACGTGACTCGGACCTGCTGATCGCCTGCGAAAAGCGTAAGACCATCCGGCGCGCCGGATGTCCGAAGATTCTCAGGGTCAAGCGGATTCGCGAAGTCTTCGTTACTCGTGCAAGCATTAAAGAAAACGAACACAAGCAACATAGGAAGGCTTAGCGCAACAATTTTTAATTTTACCTTGCGGTTAAACAGTGTGAGTTTCAAGTTTGACGTGCCTTTCATAAATCTGAAGAAATACCCCATCAAAAACCCCTCCATTTCATTACGGGCTAACATTTATTGTTAATAGGACTTACGCAGTTTACTCGTTTTCGTGAGATTATTGGTTTGTAGTAACGCAATTCTGCGGCGTACTCGCCCAAATGCGACGTGCATTATTGCGCTTTTATCAGTAAAACCGTCTCAAAGTCAGTCTGTCCATCCAATTTGCGTAGATCCTGGTTAAAAAAAGTGCAGAAGGCTGAGACCCGCGCGCCGAGTCTGGAAATTGTAGTGTGGATGCAACTGGAACGGGATCCTCGGAAGTAACAGACTCATGTTTTCGGAGTGG
This region includes:
- a CDS encoding mannonate dehydratase yields the protein MEQIIMKQKMRLGLGQFSELSEERLKFIKQLGVEDVLLNTPQLPGTERWEFMDILHLRTEIENAGLRLAALENVPVSFYDKAMLGLPGRDAQIENMATTIRNLGKAGVEIFGYHWMPNEVWRTSRTTLGRGGAAVTSFDMEQVKNAPLTHGRVYTENEIWENYEYYMNAILPVAEEAGVKLALHPDDPPVESLAGVPRLFRNFEGFKRGMEIADSPIHGLDFCVGSWSEMGPGVTDAIRYFGERDKIFYVHFRDVQGHVPKFAESFVNNGNCDMFEVMRTLKEIGFTGFMITDHVPHVVDDTDWGHRGRAYAIGYMTAFLEILMAVEK
- the dtd gene encoding D-tyrosyl-tRNA(Tyr) deacylase, producing MRAVVQRVKSASVTVDGELVSEIGAGVLIFLGVAHEDTTTALEYIANKVANLRIFEDAEGKMNCSLLETGGAALVVSQFTLYGDCRKGRRPSFINAARPEVANALYEEFITALEKRNVPTQGGTFQAMMDVELINDGPVTILLDSDKQF
- a CDS encoding site-specific DNA-methyltransferase produces the protein MKQPEWIDTLKQGDCIQLMSEMPEECVDLVITDPPFAIDFKATRHNYNRKENRVLQGYNEIEGSDYLAFTLDWLSAATRVLKDSGSMYIFSGWNHLKDLLIAIDECQLTTVNHLIWKYQFGVVTKRKYVTSHYHCLFVCKNDRKRKFYPYCRFDKDAKTANGGSAHYKDKEDVWEIKREYWQGAVKTPTKLPAELIDKILDYSSEKGDVVLDPFLGSGQVAVVSKMKGRHYIGFEIVPAYYEFALDRIESGKYLIQKTEEEPVWDLFSKET